A portion of the Vreelandella subglaciescola genome contains these proteins:
- a CDS encoding ISAs1 family transposase codes for MSHSPQSMLEVFAGVTDPRHPNRVQHALPEVLTVAACGILVGADTFKEIELWAQEKRAWLQHYLRLPNGIPSHDTFARLFGLMDPQAFEAAFRDWVDGVLPGVSPQVAALDGKTSRRSAKACEGPLHLVSAFAADAGVILGQQATATKSNEKTAIPELLASLALKGCIVTIDAMGTQPSIAQAIRDRQADYVLAVKDNQPQLKTAIEDFFDLFQSAPADKTPHQVSETVNKDHGRLETRRCYVFDALACLSHPERWPDLRCFAVVESSCERQGKVTRERRYYLSSLGPDAEQLAKAVRQHWGIENRVHWCLDVTFGDDQMRARTAHAAHNLAILKRLTLNLIRLDPVKREGSFKTKRIIAATSDAYRAHLLGLE; via the coding sequence ATGTCTCATTCTCCGCAGTCCATGCTGGAGGTCTTCGCCGGTGTTACCGATCCACGTCATCCCAACAGGGTCCAACATGCCTTGCCGGAAGTCCTCACGGTCGCCGCCTGCGGCATCCTCGTCGGCGCCGACACGTTCAAGGAGATCGAACTCTGGGCCCAGGAGAAGCGTGCCTGGCTCCAACACTACCTGCGCTTGCCCAATGGCATTCCCTCTCACGATACCTTCGCACGTCTCTTCGGCCTGATGGATCCTCAGGCGTTCGAAGCCGCCTTCCGCGACTGGGTGGACGGTGTGTTGCCCGGGGTTTCGCCCCAGGTCGCGGCACTGGATGGCAAGACCAGCCGGCGCTCGGCCAAGGCTTGTGAAGGCCCGTTACACCTGGTCAGTGCGTTCGCGGCGGATGCTGGCGTCATCCTCGGCCAGCAGGCGACCGCCACCAAGTCGAACGAGAAAACGGCGATCCCCGAGCTGCTGGCGTCCCTGGCACTCAAAGGCTGCATCGTGACGATCGATGCCATGGGGACACAGCCCAGCATTGCGCAGGCCATCCGTGACCGTCAGGCGGACTATGTGCTGGCCGTCAAGGACAATCAGCCCCAGCTCAAGACCGCGATCGAGGACTTCTTCGACCTGTTCCAGTCAGCACCCGCGGACAAGACGCCGCACCAGGTCAGCGAAACGGTCAACAAGGATCACGGGCGACTGGAAACGCGTCGCTGCTATGTGTTCGATGCCCTCGCGTGTCTATCCCATCCGGAACGATGGCCCGACCTGCGCTGTTTTGCCGTCGTCGAGTCGAGCTGTGAGCGGCAAGGCAAGGTGACGCGGGAACGGCGTTACTACCTCAGCAGCCTAGGCCCCGATGCCGAGCAGCTGGCCAAGGCGGTACGCCAACACTGGGGCATCGAGAACCGGGTACACTGGTGTCTGGACGTGACCTTTGGCGATGACCAGATGCGAGCCCGCACAGCCCATGCCGCCCACAACCTGGCGATTCTAAAGCGCTTGACGCTGAATTTAATTCGTCTGGACCCGGTCAAACGCGAGGGCAGTTTCAAGACCAAGCGGATCATCGCCGCCACATCCGACGCGTACCGGGCACACCTGCTGGGCCTCGAATGA
- a CDS encoding IS1182 family transposase, whose product MSRFIPVDRQTDYLLPPSVDEWLPDGHLARFVVDVVEQLDLSALTRRYAGRGSKAHHPAVLLNLLVYGYATGVVSSRKIERATYDSVAFRYLAANTHPDHDTLATFRRRFLPELEQLFVQVLLLAREMKLLTLGTIALDGTKLNANASKHKALSYGHAKKLEAQFKAEVKALTQRAASADKDDAADGMDIPAEIARREARLEAIAVAKTKIEARAKEREAAEKAAYQEKVARRDAQRKTGKKPRGRDPEPPTGGPRDKDQVNLTDPQSRIMPVTGKGFDQCYNAQAAVDTDSMLVTHTHVTQATNDKQQVMPLLTALARLPAPLAKPDHLLADTGYFSAANVQACHDHRIKPLIAMKRDVHHPPVLERFAADPPTPASKEPVEQMAHHLKTQAGRALYALRKHTVEPVFGIIKHVMGFRQVSLRGLENVSGEWRLVTMAWNIKRMHRLAAG is encoded by the coding sequence ATGAGCCGCTTTATCCCTGTGGACCGTCAGACCGATTACTTACTGCCGCCTTCGGTAGACGAGTGGTTGCCGGATGGCCACTTGGCGCGGTTCGTCGTCGATGTCGTCGAGCAACTGGACCTCTCAGCCCTGACTCGGCGTTACGCGGGCCGGGGCTCCAAGGCCCATCATCCCGCGGTACTGCTGAACCTGTTGGTCTACGGCTACGCTACCGGCGTGGTCTCCAGTCGCAAGATTGAGCGTGCCACCTATGACTCGGTGGCGTTTCGCTATTTGGCCGCCAACACCCACCCCGATCACGACACCCTGGCTACCTTTCGTCGGCGTTTTCTGCCGGAACTGGAGCAGCTGTTCGTTCAAGTTCTGCTGCTGGCCCGAGAAATGAAGCTACTCACGCTCGGCACCATCGCCTTGGACGGCACCAAACTCAACGCCAATGCCAGCAAGCACAAGGCATTGTCATATGGTCATGCCAAGAAACTGGAGGCGCAGTTCAAGGCTGAGGTGAAGGCGCTGACCCAGCGGGCTGCATCGGCGGACAAGGATGACGCGGCCGACGGCATGGATATTCCTGCCGAGATAGCCCGGCGTGAAGCACGCTTGGAAGCGATCGCCGTAGCGAAGACCAAGATCGAGGCTCGGGCCAAGGAGCGTGAGGCCGCTGAAAAAGCGGCCTACCAGGAAAAGGTGGCACGGCGTGATGCGCAGCGGAAGACGGGAAAGAAACCTCGCGGACGTGACCCTGAACCGCCAACAGGTGGCCCGCGTGACAAAGATCAGGTTAACCTTACTGATCCGCAGTCACGCATCATGCCGGTCACCGGCAAGGGCTTCGATCAATGCTATAACGCCCAGGCCGCAGTCGATACTGACAGCATGCTGGTGACTCATACCCATGTCACCCAAGCGACCAACGACAAACAGCAGGTCATGCCGCTACTGACGGCGTTGGCGAGACTCCCCGCACCGTTAGCAAAACCAGACCACTTACTGGCCGATACCGGCTACTTCAGTGCTGCCAATGTTCAAGCCTGCCACGACCACCGTATCAAGCCTCTGATAGCAATGAAGCGCGATGTCCACCATCCCCCGGTCCTTGAGCGCTTTGCCGCTGACCCGCCTACTCCAGCGAGCAAGGAGCCTGTTGAGCAAATGGCACACCACTTGAAGACACAGGCGGGGCGAGCGCTTTACGCGTTGCGTAAACATACCGTGGAACCGGTCTTCGGGATCATTAAACACGTGATGGGGTTCCGGCAGGTCTCGCTGCGAGGGCTGGAGAATGTCAGCGGTGAGTGGCGGCTGGTCACCATGGCATGGAACATTAAACGGATGCACCGGTTGGCAGCGGGCTGA
- a CDS encoding IS3 family transposase (programmed frameshift) produces the protein MTKRRNFSPAFRLEAAQLVVDQGYTLKAACEAMGIGKTTMESWVRKLRVERAGNAPQKGEALTPEQREIQDLKRRLRRSEEEKTIPKKGYRSLDVRLPEQFSLIERLEESYAVQRLCSVFGVHRSSYRAWRNRNTVPSQEERALLQRIVDTHAASKGSAGARSIAKMVTQAGVPLSRYRAGKRMKRLGLASTQPPRHAYKKAMQPHLAIPNRLDRQFDVKTPNKAWTGDITYIWTGSRWAYLAVVIDLFSRKPVGWAMSPSPDTELVNKALMMAYESRHEPKSVLFHSDQGCQYTSLGFRQCLWRYQMTQSLSRRGNCWDNAPTERFFRSLKTEWVPATGYLDMAAAKQSITEYIISYYSCLRPHTHNDGLPPNAAETTYWNAQKAVAKNT, from the exons ATGACCAAGAGAAGAAATTTCAGCCCGGCATTTCGTCTGGAAGCGGCGCAACTTGTCGTTGATCAAGGCTATACGCTGAAGGCAGCTTGCGAGGCCATGGGGATAGGCAAAACCACCATGGAATCCTGGGTTCGCAAGCTACGCGTAGAGCGGGCAGGCAATGCGCCGCAAAAAGGTGAAGCGCTGACACCTGAGCAGCGTGAAATTCAGGATTTAAAGCGGCGGCTACGGCGATCTGAGGAAGAAAAGACCATCC CTAAAAAAGGCTACCGCTCTCTTGATGTCCGACTCCCTGAGCAATTCTCGTTAATCGAGCGACTTGAAGAGAGCTATGCGGTGCAGCGCTTGTGTAGCGTATTTGGGGTGCACCGCAGCAGTTACCGCGCATGGCGTAACAGAAATACGGTACCAAGCCAGGAAGAGCGAGCCCTGCTGCAGCGAATCGTCGATACCCATGCAGCCAGCAAGGGCTCTGCAGGGGCGCGGAGCATTGCCAAGATGGTGACCCAAGCAGGAGTGCCGCTGAGCCGCTACCGTGCCGGAAAACGGATGAAACGGCTTGGGTTGGCGAGCACACAGCCGCCGCGCCATGCCTACAAAAAGGCGATGCAGCCGCACCTGGCTATTCCGAATCGGCTCGACCGGCAGTTCGATGTAAAGACGCCCAACAAGGCTTGGACTGGTGACATCACCTATATTTGGACTGGATCACGCTGGGCGTATTTGGCGGTGGTTATTGACCTTTTTTCACGCAAGCCGGTGGGCTGGGCGATGTCGCCGTCACCGGACACAGAGCTCGTTAACAAGGCGTTGATGATGGCGTATGAATCTCGCCATGAACCCAAGAGCGTTCTTTTTCATTCGGACCAAGGTTGCCAATACACCAGCCTGGGTTTCCGGCAATGCCTCTGGCGCTATCAGATGACACAGAGCCTGAGTCGCCGAGGGAATTGCTGGGATAATGCGCCAACGGAACGCTTTTTCAGAAGCCTGAAAACAGAGTGGGTACCAGCAACGGGCTATCTCGATATGGCGGCGGCGAAGCAATCCATCACTGAATATATAATCAGCTACTACAGCTGCCTCAGGCCGCACACACATAACGATGGGCTGCCACCGAATGCGGCAGAAACGACATACTGGAATGCTCAAAAGGCCGTGGCCAAAAACACTTGA
- a CDS encoding nucleotidyl transferase AbiEii/AbiGii toxin family protein, with protein sequence MNIDPGLFPDVADALGIDSPAIVEKDAYAVQLLSLLSGLHSARFTLVFAGGTSLAKAHRNLFRMSEDIDIKLVAREGVAEEMSRTALKAARKAVLTEITQLIHESAVFELDPEHGIAKRNEYRYAEFTVRYPRTQAGISALRPDLKLDITASELFEPVVTCSVSSLYADALQHSPEIASFPVVSIQATISEKLVALLRRTAHVGRDRSCYDDETLIRHVYDLHIIAASGYDATALSSLIHNVVQTDAEQFGRQHPQFLAAPIPQHPGILPCKR encoded by the coding sequence ATGAACATTGATCCGGGGTTATTTCCTGACGTAGCCGATGCACTTGGCATTGATAGCCCTGCCATCGTGGAAAAGGATGCGTACGCCGTACAGTTGCTGAGCTTGTTGTCAGGGCTTCACTCAGCGCGTTTCACTCTGGTGTTTGCGGGTGGAACGAGCTTGGCAAAAGCACATCGCAACCTTTTCCGTATGTCCGAGGATATCGATATCAAGCTGGTGGCTCGTGAAGGCGTGGCAGAGGAGATGTCGAGAACCGCCTTGAAGGCGGCTCGCAAAGCGGTGTTAACCGAGATTACCCAGCTCATCCATGAATCCGCCGTGTTTGAGCTTGACCCCGAGCATGGCATCGCCAAGCGTAATGAATACCGCTATGCCGAATTCACGGTTCGCTATCCCCGGACGCAGGCTGGCATCTCCGCTCTTCGGCCAGACTTGAAGCTGGATATCACGGCCTCTGAGTTGTTTGAGCCTGTCGTAACGTGCTCTGTCAGTTCCCTGTATGCCGATGCTTTGCAACATTCCCCGGAAATAGCGTCTTTTCCCGTGGTCTCTATACAGGCCACGATCAGTGAAAAATTGGTGGCGTTGCTCCGTCGCACCGCGCATGTTGGCCGTGACCGTTCTTGCTACGATGATGAAACCCTGATCAGACACGTCTACGACCTTCACATCATCGCGGCATCCGGCTACGACGCCACGGCATTGAGCAGCTTGATCCACAACGTCGTACAGACGGATGCGGAACAATTCGGGCGTCAACATCCGCAATTTTTGGCAGCGCCGATACCCCAGCATCCTGGAATATTGCCTTGCAAACGGTGA
- a CDS encoding DUF6088 family protein, which produces MRTEPLKTRIRDKIRKSRRTVFLRDDFAVLGDYDQVGRALRQLEAQGRVVRVGKGLYAKARQNRITGQPMLAAPGGFTQVAKEALNRLGVQWEPASAEKAYQAGSTQIPARVVVRVKGPFQRRIAYGKYRLGIERASA; this is translated from the coding sequence ATGCGCACTGAACCCCTTAAAACCCGCATACGCGATAAGATCCGCAAGAGTCGGCGGACGGTATTTCTGCGCGACGACTTCGCCGTGTTGGGTGACTACGACCAAGTCGGCCGGGCGCTTCGGCAACTGGAAGCCCAAGGGCGTGTGGTTCGCGTCGGCAAAGGACTCTATGCCAAAGCGCGTCAAAACCGCATTACCGGCCAACCGATGCTGGCAGCCCCTGGCGGCTTTACTCAGGTCGCCAAGGAGGCGCTAAATCGCCTGGGCGTACAATGGGAACCTGCCAGCGCGGAAAAAGCCTATCAGGCGGGCAGCACGCAAATTCCCGCGCGCGTCGTGGTCAGGGTAAAGGGACCGTTTCAGCGGCGTATTGCCTACGGAAAATACCGCTTGGGTATTGAGCGCGCTTCAGCATGA
- a CDS encoding DUF2201 family putative metallopeptidase encodes MKKWQQDRKHWEDTLSVLGWLSHCLTLQPVEQPGFTTVSTDGRYLYFCPLYSATLTDTERRFWQAHLIWHCVAGHLYAPLGVHAHRWHLACDHEINSLLLALDVPLSDNAVLFPARCGHSALQVYHWLADHPSPQSESTPDIHPAALWLYGASALADSALIALWRRRAHLAAREIPALPTMVAAFCVSR; translated from the coding sequence TTGAAAAAATGGCAGCAGGACCGCAAACATTGGGAAGACACCTTGTCAGTATTGGGCTGGCTCAGCCACTGCCTGACGTTACAGCCGGTTGAGCAACCAGGGTTTACCACCGTCAGTACCGATGGTCGCTATCTGTATTTTTGCCCCCTGTATAGCGCGACGCTAACCGATACTGAGCGCCGCTTTTGGCAGGCACACCTGATCTGGCACTGTGTTGCCGGCCACCTGTATGCACCGTTAGGCGTACATGCCCATCGCTGGCACCTTGCCTGCGACCACGAAATCAACAGCCTGTTGCTGGCGCTTGATGTGCCGCTTTCTGATAACGCCGTGCTATTTCCCGCACGCTGCGGACACAGTGCCTTGCAGGTGTACCATTGGCTGGCAGACCACCCTTCGCCACAGAGTGAATCCACGCCGGATATTCATCCGGCAGCCCTTTGGCTATACGGGGCTTCCGCCCTGGCTGATTCTGCGCTTATTGCCCTGTGGCGACGCCGAGCGCATTTAGCCGCGCGTGAGATACCGGCACTGCCCACTATGGTCGCCGCGTTTTGTGTATCGCGCTAA
- a CDS encoding helix-turn-helix transcriptional regulator: protein MSDLRDTLFRYLTLLQLIPRYPGRASTPVLKEKLAERGFQIDSRSLQRDLRDRLSVHFPLVCDDSQKPYRWYFDRDFHCNLPALDVPSALTLVLAEEYLKGLLPPVVIGQLSPHFTDARRLLDELSSNGLSRGARKVRAIPNGKALIPAELNADTWQVVTEALLEQKAIDVTYLSRSSETEKPLTLHPQGMVSRHSVTYLLATVNSYADIRQFALHRVRHAALSEQPWRAREDFNIDTYIQGGAFGYRQGAHDVTLSADIARSVAWLLQETPLSHEQSVEALPGSDWYRLTARVPDDQQTLWWLMGLGANVKVLAPSAWRDELKATAERVLAHYADDASAVHDDT from the coding sequence ATGTCTGATCTGCGCGATACGCTGTTTCGTTATTTGACGCTGCTGCAACTGATTCCGCGTTATCCGGGGCGTGCTTCTACGCCGGTGCTGAAGGAAAAGCTGGCCGAGCGTGGCTTTCAGATTGATTCTCGCTCGCTCCAGCGCGATTTGCGCGACCGCCTTTCCGTGCACTTTCCGCTGGTCTGCGACGACAGCCAAAAGCCCTATCGTTGGTATTTTGATCGGGATTTTCATTGCAACCTACCTGCACTGGACGTGCCCAGTGCGCTCACGCTGGTACTTGCCGAAGAGTACCTCAAGGGCCTGCTACCACCGGTGGTTATCGGTCAGCTGTCGCCGCACTTTACCGATGCCCGTCGGCTGCTGGATGAGCTGTCGTCCAACGGATTGAGCCGTGGGGCACGCAAGGTCCGCGCGATTCCCAACGGCAAGGCGCTGATTCCAGCCGAGTTGAATGCAGATACTTGGCAAGTAGTCACTGAGGCGCTGTTGGAGCAAAAGGCCATCGACGTGACCTATCTGTCGCGCAGCAGTGAAACCGAGAAACCGTTGACGCTACACCCCCAAGGGATGGTCAGCCGGCACAGCGTGACCTACCTGCTGGCCACGGTGAACAGCTACGCCGATATTCGTCAGTTCGCGCTGCATCGAGTCAGGCACGCAGCGTTAAGCGAGCAGCCGTGGCGCGCCAGAGAAGACTTCAATATTGATACATACATTCAAGGCGGCGCTTTTGGTTACCGGCAAGGAGCGCACGACGTTACCTTGAGCGCGGATATCGCTCGGTCAGTCGCTTGGCTTTTGCAGGAAACGCCGCTCTCCCACGAGCAGTCCGTCGAAGCACTTCCAGGCTCGGACTGGTACCGCTTAACCGCCCGTGTCCCCGACGATCAACAAACACTCTGGTGGCTAATGGGGCTCGGCGCCAACGTCAAGGTACTGGCGCCCAGTGCATGGCGCGACGAGCTAAAAGCCACCGCCGAGCGGGTGCTGGCGCACTATGCGGATGATGCCTCGGCTGTCCACGACGATACTTAA
- a CDS encoding PD-(D/E)XK nuclease family protein, with protein MDDSLLVSLRQYRPREGRDSLEDFITEVFAWLLRNVEGVAAKVLETTVMRMRADRRIDVPMCDVTWDTQVAYPGARLDMLAQWAGGAILFEHKVHAALHQEQVLRYQELAQNHFEGQEARVVVISTTFDQHRSEADGCLCWHHIYTALEEYVGQCDNATEQFHIDSFLALLRHEGLHPAAPIDHQAIRYYPIAGKLPNQISQALSPLAGRHWPLEGGYESSMKNYRWGRLGFELVHASGPVKWMPGIFVGVILDGTDHSVQHRHPDQVMLQMILDFSHALHRTYSYLPSYLSLVESLREGAPSTRWSFYHHREEDRSNNYHPIYLETPLLDVLRGTQTIEDQQEALYAAICEALQLLQHDRCLSALTEECRATLEAELLPSD; from the coding sequence ATGGACGATTCTCTATTGGTTAGCCTTCGACAGTATCGCCCCCGGGAGGGGCGTGACTCTCTTGAGGATTTCATCACTGAGGTTTTTGCCTGGCTGCTACGCAATGTGGAAGGAGTGGCTGCAAAGGTGCTTGAAACTACCGTCATGCGCATGCGAGCGGACCGCAGAATCGATGTTCCAATGTGCGATGTGACTTGGGACACCCAAGTAGCCTATCCCGGAGCTCGCCTAGACATGCTGGCGCAATGGGCGGGCGGGGCGATCCTGTTCGAGCACAAGGTGCATGCCGCACTGCATCAGGAGCAGGTTCTCCGCTACCAAGAACTTGCCCAGAACCACTTTGAGGGCCAAGAAGCTAGAGTCGTTGTGATCAGTACGACCTTTGATCAACATCGCTCCGAAGCCGATGGCTGCCTCTGTTGGCACCACATCTACACCGCACTGGAAGAGTATGTCGGCCAATGCGATAACGCGACCGAGCAGTTTCATATCGACAGCTTTTTGGCCCTATTGCGCCATGAGGGACTGCATCCCGCTGCTCCCATCGACCATCAGGCCATCCGCTATTATCCTATCGCTGGAAAGTTGCCAAACCAGATTTCGCAGGCTCTTTCTCCTCTAGCCGGCAGGCACTGGCCGCTTGAAGGTGGATACGAGAGTTCCATGAAGAATTATCGGTGGGGACGCCTTGGCTTTGAGCTAGTGCATGCGTCTGGCCCCGTCAAATGGATGCCTGGGATCTTTGTTGGCGTCATCCTGGATGGGACCGATCACTCGGTACAGCATCGCCATCCCGATCAGGTCATGCTGCAGATGATTTTGGATTTCTCGCACGCGCTGCATCGGACCTACAGTTATCTGCCAAGTTACCTCTCTCTGGTGGAGTCCCTGAGAGAGGGAGCACCAAGCACACGTTGGTCGTTTTATCACCATAGAGAGGAAGATCGCTCCAATAATTATCATCCCATCTACCTGGAAACCCCGCTGTTGGACGTTTTGCGCGGTACTCAGACCATTGAGGACCAGCAGGAAGCCTTGTATGCGGCCATCTGCGAGGCACTTCAGCTTCTACAACATGATCGCTGTCTGTCGGCTCTCACTGAAGAATGCCGAGCGACCCTTGAAGCTGAGTTACTTCCCAGTGACTGA
- a CDS encoding IS5 family transposase (programmed frameshift), whose product MAGRYELSDQRWQVIEDIVSPPQAMGRPRRDDRQMLNGILWILCAGAQWRDLPERYGPWKTVYQRFRQWRDDGTFDHILSRLHLRLREDGYMDLNTWMVDSTSIRATRSASGAGKKGGQLEPLDHALGRSRGGLTTKIHLLCDSQGVPITFSLSAGQRADSTYLTELLEKVRLPGRAGRPRKRSRYLVADKGYDSDALRHYCTRYGMRPIIPRRRMHRRPRPGLPHQFDRPKYRQRNVVERLFGWLKEKRRLNTRYDKLASSYRAMVTLACIERCMRVDFSDRT is encoded by the exons ATGGCAGGCCGTTACGAACTTTCCGATCAGCGCTGGCAAGTGATCGAAGATATTGTTTCTCCGCCGCAGGCTATGGGACGCCCACGCCGGGATGATCGCCAGATGCTCAACGGCATTCTGTGGATTCTCTGCGCCGGGGCACAGTGGCGCGACCTGCCGGAGCGTTATGGTCCGTGGAAAACCGTCTATCAGCGCTTCCGACAGTGGCGTGACGACGGCACGTTCGACCACATTCTGTCCCGCCTACATCTGCGTCTGCGTGAAGATGGCTATATGGACCTCAATACTTGGATGGTGGATTCGACGTCCATCAGAGCAACCCGGTCGGCCAGCGGTGCCGGCAAAAAGGGGGGTCAAT TAGAACCGCTGGATCATGCACTCGGCCGCAGTCGTGGCGGGTTGACCACGAAGATCCACCTGCTGTGTGACAGCCAGGGCGTTCCCATCACATTTTCTTTGTCTGCAGGCCAGCGCGCGGATTCGACCTACTTAACGGAGCTACTGGAGAAGGTTCGATTGCCGGGGCGTGCGGGTCGTCCTCGCAAGCGCAGCCGCTATCTTGTGGCGGACAAGGGCTACGACAGCGATGCATTACGACATTACTGCACACGTTACGGTATGCGCCCGATCATCCCCAGACGGCGCATGCATCGACGCCCGAGGCCAGGCCTGCCGCATCAGTTTGATAGACCCAAATACCGTCAGCGCAACGTGGTAGAGCGTCTGTTTGGCTGGCTCAAGGAAAAGCGTCGGCTGAATACTCGCTACGACAAGCTTGCCAGCAGTTACAGAGCGATGGTCACGCTGGCCTGCATCGAACGATGTATGAGGGTCGACTTTTCAGACAGAACCTAG
- a CDS encoding SHOCT domain-containing protein — translation MSGNMMAYMGSSSWGYILFCGLMMVLFWGAIIALVVFLVRGRGKDEVSDEASQRRPTAFELLQERYARGEIDQQEYEQHKHDLVH, via the coding sequence ATGTCGGGAAATATGATGGCCTATATGGGAAGTTCCAGCTGGGGATACATACTCTTTTGCGGGTTAATGATGGTGCTGTTCTGGGGCGCCATCATTGCCTTGGTGGTGTTTCTGGTGCGTGGCCGGGGCAAAGATGAAGTAAGCGACGAGGCTTCTCAGCGGCGGCCAACCGCGTTTGAGCTTCTGCAGGAGCGCTACGCTCGAGGCGAGATCGACCAGCAGGAATACGAGCAACACAAGCACGATCTTGTGCATTGA